From one Trueperella pyogenes genomic stretch:
- the sucB gene encoding 2-oxoglutarate dehydrogenase, E2 component, dihydrolipoamide succinyltransferase yields the protein MSEPIKMPALGESVDEGTVTTWLKNVGDTVEADEPILEVSTDKVDTEVPAPASGVLESIEVGEDETVSVGTVLGYIGDGSSAAAPAEAEAGSAESSAEEPPAPAAAPTSSGASGVEVKMPALGESVDEGTVTTWLKQVGDEVKEDEPILEVSTDKVDTEVPAPASGILTEIKVGEDETVSVGTVLAIIGDEVPAAEAPKEESAPAPEPEAEAAPAPAPAAPAAPAPTVTPSDGKSAYVTPIVRKLAKELGVDLSAISGTGVGGRIRRQDVEAAAEAAKVSAEAAKAAAVPAPATPAAPADGVKSQIAEKAKESASLRGTRQKMTGVRKAIAKHMIDSLQTSAQLTTVMEVDVTRIVKLRAQAKAGFQAREGVNLTYLPFFVQAATEALKAHPIINSSVEGNEIVYHDVEHVGIAVDTERGLFVPVIKNAGDLNIAGIAKQIADLAARTRDGKIKGDELSGSTFTITNTGSAGAVFDTPIINQPNVAIMGTGAIFKAPGVVKDQDGNEVIAIRSKCFLSISYDHRIIDGAVASRFLRDVKFRLEEGDFNEVL from the coding sequence ATGTCTGAACCCATTAAGATGCCCGCGCTGGGCGAGTCCGTCGATGAGGGCACGGTCACGACGTGGCTGAAGAATGTTGGCGACACCGTCGAAGCCGACGAACCCATCCTCGAAGTGTCCACCGACAAGGTCGACACCGAAGTTCCCGCTCCTGCCTCCGGCGTCCTCGAGTCCATTGAGGTCGGCGAAGACGAGACTGTCTCCGTTGGCACTGTCCTGGGTTACATCGGGGACGGCTCTAGTGCCGCTGCCCCTGCCGAGGCTGAGGCTGGATCAGCTGAATCTTCTGCAGAGGAACCTCCTGCTCCTGCTGCTGCCCCGACGTCGTCCGGCGCAAGCGGTGTTGAAGTTAAGATGCCCGCCCTGGGCGAATCCGTCGATGAGGGCACCGTGACGACCTGGCTCAAGCAGGTCGGCGACGAGGTCAAGGAAGACGAGCCCATCCTCGAAGTGTCCACCGACAAGGTCGACACCGAAGTTCCCGCACCTGCGTCGGGCATCCTAACCGAGATCAAGGTCGGCGAAGACGAGACCGTCAGCGTCGGCACTGTCCTCGCCATCATCGGTGATGAGGTGCCGGCTGCCGAAGCGCCGAAGGAAGAATCCGCCCCAGCTCCCGAACCGGAGGCCGAGGCGGCACCGGCACCTGCGCCTGCTGCCCCCGCTGCGCCGGCGCCCACAGTGACCCCATCCGATGGCAAGTCCGCATATGTGACTCCGATCGTCCGCAAGCTCGCCAAAGAGCTCGGGGTCGATCTTAGCGCCATCTCCGGAACTGGCGTTGGTGGCCGCATTCGCCGTCAGGACGTTGAGGCTGCCGCAGAAGCCGCTAAGGTCAGCGCGGAGGCTGCAAAAGCCGCCGCTGTCCCCGCTCCTGCCACTCCTGCCGCTCCGGCCGACGGCGTCAAGTCGCAGATTGCCGAGAAGGCCAAGGAGTCCGCGTCGCTTCGTGGCACCCGCCAGAAGATGACCGGTGTGCGCAAGGCGATCGCCAAGCACATGATCGACTCGCTGCAGACCTCGGCGCAGCTGACCACGGTCATGGAGGTCGATGTCACCCGCATCGTCAAGCTCCGGGCACAGGCCAAGGCGGGCTTCCAGGCTCGTGAGGGCGTCAATCTCACCTACCTGCCATTCTTCGTACAGGCAGCTACTGAAGCGCTCAAGGCTCACCCGATCATCAACTCCTCCGTTGAAGGCAACGAGATCGTCTACCACGACGTCGAACATGTGGGTATCGCGGTCGACACCGAGCGTGGCCTGTTCGTTCCGGTAATCAAGAATGCCGGTGACCTCAATATCGCCGGCATCGCTAAGCAGATCGCCGACCTTGCAGCCCGTACGCGGGACGGCAAGATCAAGGGCGATGAGCTCTCCGGCTCCACCTTCACGATCACGAACACCGGTTCAGCCGGTGCCGTCTTCGATACCCCGATCATTAACCAGCCCAACGTGGCCATCATGGGTACGGGTGCCATCTTCAAGGCACCGGGTGTGGTCAAGGATCAGGACGGTAACGAGGTCATTGCCATCCGGTCGAAGTGCTTCCTGTCGATCTCCTACGATCACCGCATCATCGACGGCGCTGTCGCCTCGCGTTTCTTGCGCGATGTGAAGTTCCGCCTCGAAGAGGGCGACTTCAACGAAGTCCTCTAA
- a CDS encoding DUF4191 domain-containing protein has translation MARDKKNKPKKKRWWSYLADAYRVSKNTYPWTLWALLGALVLGILVGVLGGLATRLWWVWIPLGIFMGVTFALLVLTQLVRRASYAQIDGMPGAAAAVLGQIKRGWVIEQEPVRFNARSQDMLFRAIGRPGIVLISEGPTERVNKLITDEKKAIKRAAPSVPITVIKVGNAEGQTPLIKLERHLKKLPKVISHQEVAAVTARMKAVKTNALPIPKGIDPFNARPDRRAMRGR, from the coding sequence ATGGCTAGGGATAAGAAGAATAAACCCAAGAAGAAGCGGTGGTGGAGCTACCTGGCGGACGCGTATCGCGTCTCCAAGAATACCTACCCGTGGACGCTATGGGCTCTGCTAGGCGCGCTCGTCCTCGGCATCCTTGTGGGTGTCCTAGGTGGTTTGGCCACGCGCCTGTGGTGGGTGTGGATCCCCCTTGGCATATTCATGGGCGTCACTTTCGCCCTCCTCGTCCTCACCCAGCTCGTTCGCCGCGCGTCATACGCACAGATCGACGGCATGCCGGGCGCAGCCGCAGCAGTTCTAGGGCAGATCAAGCGCGGTTGGGTGATCGAACAAGAGCCCGTTCGTTTCAACGCGCGTAGCCAAGACATGCTGTTTCGTGCCATCGGCCGTCCGGGCATCGTCCTTATCTCGGAAGGCCCCACTGAGCGAGTCAATAAGCTCATTACAGACGAGAAGAAGGCCATCAAACGCGCGGCTCCGTCCGTTCCCATCACGGTGATTAAAGTCGGCAACGCCGAGGGGCAGACCCCGCTCATCAAGCTCGAACGGCACCTGAAGAAGCTACCCAAGGTCATTTCGCACCAGGAAGTGGCAGCTGTGACGGCCCGCATGAAGGCAGTCAAGACGAACGCTTTGCCTATCCCTAAGGGTATTGATCCGTTCAACGCGCGGCCAGACCGACGCGCGATGCGCGGCCGGTAA
- a CDS encoding bifunctional [glutamine synthetase] adenylyltransferase/[glutamine synthetase]-adenylyl-L-tyrosine phosphorylase, which produces MDKTRLRRAGFLGVDRAQRLLNSDVLAHTDAEWLIDQAGVSADPDQALLGYVRLAEAAIQAGEQARRALSSICSTPTAAARLFAILGMSVTLSEYLITHPDRIHILADARIARAGLDTTLESEQRAALAAVHAVTDGRCPHADLSFGGETGAIEALRQHYWHRLIQIASIDLTAGPGPEHLVEVVQALSDVVGGALEAALAIGRSLYDAENVALAVIAMGKTGAREVNYISDVDVIYVAGARTGDDEAILPAATKLAEFISHAVSAPGHTPAILNIDTALRPEGKHGPLVRTLDSHLAYYERWAENWEFQALLKARPIAGDRALADAYVHAVAPFVWSAAGREGFVEETRAMRRRVESLVPTREADRQLKLGRGGLRDIEFTVQLLQLVHGRTDPSVRQRSTLEALAALRDAGYIGRHCAAAMDANYRFLRTLEHRVQLHRVRRSHVLPSADSDLRRIARSCAIEGLDTADELEKAWARVRKEVRAQHLDIYYRPLLPATAKLSTDNVALEPEAAKARLAAIGYGEPTSAYANALALTTGLNRTAAISRHIMPVMLEWIAQGPEPDRGLASFRDISEALGTTSWYMRLLRDSRVVAERLAKLVSTSRYVAQELPSLAEAIAWLDSDELLEPIDPADLTAELDALLARRTDPTDIAIAGRALRRRELLRTSMADTLLMGKNHQRAISNAGQIAVEAALRGARIKAQAPRELRFAIIAMGRFGGAELAYISDADLLFVYDHGDLPEQEASRYANDIAKNVIALLSASAPEPAFPADADLRPEGKNGPLARSLASYQAYYDQWVQTWERQALLRARFLTGDTGVGTRFINLIDPLRYPSAGLSLQDLRDIRRIKARIEAERIPRGVDKNRHLKLGPGGLSDVEWAAQILQLSHAGRLPALRTTSTLGALDAASEAGLIGVDDTDKLKEAWSFASALRDANVLATGRTRGARLDVLPHSARDLGLIAAVLGRDASERHLIEEDYLRAARRARKVVEHIIYEE; this is translated from the coding sequence GTGGACAAGACACGGCTGCGGCGGGCAGGGTTTTTGGGCGTGGATCGCGCCCAGCGCTTGCTGAACAGCGACGTGCTTGCCCACACCGACGCCGAGTGGTTGATTGACCAGGCTGGCGTCAGTGCCGATCCAGATCAGGCACTGCTCGGGTATGTGCGCCTCGCGGAGGCGGCCATCCAGGCAGGCGAGCAAGCCCGGCGCGCACTGTCGAGTATCTGCTCGACGCCGACGGCGGCCGCACGGCTCTTCGCCATTCTCGGAATGTCGGTTACCCTTTCTGAATACCTCATTACCCACCCGGATCGGATCCACATTCTCGCTGATGCGCGAATCGCCAGGGCCGGGTTGGACACGACGCTCGAGTCTGAGCAACGTGCGGCGCTCGCCGCGGTACATGCCGTAACGGACGGACGCTGCCCACACGCTGACCTGTCTTTCGGTGGCGAAACCGGCGCGATAGAGGCGCTGCGCCAACATTACTGGCATCGCCTGATCCAGATCGCGTCCATCGACCTGACGGCCGGACCTGGACCAGAGCATCTGGTCGAGGTCGTCCAGGCGCTCTCCGACGTCGTCGGTGGCGCGCTCGAGGCCGCACTCGCTATCGGGCGCTCCCTGTACGACGCCGAAAACGTGGCCCTTGCGGTCATCGCGATGGGAAAAACCGGCGCGCGGGAGGTCAACTACATCTCGGACGTCGACGTCATCTATGTCGCCGGCGCACGCACGGGCGACGACGAGGCCATCCTACCTGCGGCCACGAAACTCGCCGAGTTCATCTCGCACGCCGTGAGCGCGCCCGGCCACACACCAGCGATTCTCAACATCGATACCGCGCTGCGCCCGGAGGGCAAACATGGCCCGCTCGTGCGCACACTCGATTCCCACCTGGCCTACTACGAGCGGTGGGCGGAAAACTGGGAATTTCAGGCGCTCCTCAAGGCGCGCCCGATCGCGGGGGATCGGGCATTGGCGGATGCGTATGTCCACGCGGTGGCTCCGTTCGTGTGGAGCGCTGCAGGGCGAGAGGGATTCGTGGAAGAGACCCGCGCGATGCGTCGGAGAGTCGAAAGTCTCGTTCCCACGCGAGAGGCCGACAGGCAGCTCAAGCTCGGACGCGGGGGACTGCGCGATATCGAATTCACCGTCCAGCTCCTTCAGCTCGTTCACGGCCGCACCGACCCGAGCGTCCGCCAGCGCTCTACCTTGGAAGCGCTCGCCGCACTGCGCGACGCCGGCTATATCGGACGCCATTGTGCGGCAGCTATGGACGCCAATTACCGGTTTCTGCGCACACTCGAACACCGCGTCCAGCTCCATCGGGTGCGCCGCAGTCACGTACTTCCGAGCGCCGATTCCGATTTGCGCCGCATCGCCCGATCCTGCGCGATCGAGGGTCTAGATACCGCCGACGAACTCGAAAAGGCCTGGGCACGCGTGCGCAAGGAAGTACGCGCCCAACATCTCGACATTTACTACCGGCCGTTGCTGCCAGCCACCGCGAAGCTCTCCACAGACAACGTCGCTCTCGAACCGGAGGCGGCTAAAGCCCGCCTGGCGGCCATTGGCTACGGCGAACCCACGTCCGCATACGCCAACGCGCTCGCATTGACGACAGGGCTAAACCGGACGGCCGCAATTTCGCGCCACATCATGCCTGTGATGCTCGAATGGATCGCGCAAGGTCCAGAGCCGGACCGCGGATTGGCCTCCTTTCGGGACATCTCTGAGGCGCTGGGGACGACGTCGTGGTACATGAGGCTGCTTCGCGACTCGCGCGTGGTTGCCGAACGGCTTGCCAAGCTGGTATCCACCTCGCGGTATGTGGCTCAGGAGTTGCCTTCGCTGGCCGAAGCAATCGCCTGGCTCGATTCGGATGAACTCCTGGAACCGATCGATCCGGCCGACCTCACAGCCGAACTCGACGCGCTACTGGCGCGCCGCACCGACCCTACCGACATCGCCATCGCCGGGCGTGCCCTGCGGCGCCGGGAACTGTTGCGCACGTCGATGGCAGATACCCTGCTCATGGGCAAAAACCACCAGCGGGCAATTTCGAATGCGGGGCAAATTGCGGTGGAGGCGGCGCTGCGCGGCGCACGAATCAAAGCCCAGGCGCCACGGGAGCTGCGCTTTGCCATCATCGCCATGGGCAGGTTCGGCGGCGCAGAACTGGCCTATATCTCCGACGCGGATCTGCTTTTCGTCTACGACCACGGCGACCTGCCTGAGCAAGAAGCGAGCAGGTACGCCAACGACATCGCAAAGAACGTCATCGCCCTGCTGTCGGCCTCGGCCCCAGAACCGGCATTTCCCGCAGACGCCGACCTGCGACCAGAAGGGAAAAACGGTCCGCTCGCGCGCAGTCTCGCCTCGTACCAGGCCTACTACGATCAATGGGTCCAAACCTGGGAGCGCCAAGCCCTCCTGCGCGCGCGTTTCCTCACCGGTGACACGGGCGTCGGGACGCGCTTCATCAATCTTATTGACCCATTGCGTTACCCCTCGGCGGGCCTGAGCCTTCAAGACCTACGAGACATTCGCCGGATTAAAGCCCGGATCGAGGCGGAACGGATCCCGCGTGGCGTCGACAAGAATCGCCACCTCAAACTTGGTCCCGGCGGCCTGTCCGACGTGGAATGGGCCGCCCAAATCCTCCAACTAAGCCATGCGGGTCGACTGCCCGCCCTGCGTACAACCAGCACGCTTGGCGCCCTCGACGCTGCCAGCGAAGCAGGCCTAATCGGCGTCGATGACACTGATAAGCTGAAGGAAGCATGGTCGTTCGCATCAGCCCTACGCGACGCGAACGTACTCGCAACCGGGCGGACCCGCGGTGCCAGGCTCGACGTCCTACCACATAGCGCGCGCGACCTGGGACTCATCGCAGCGGTCCTCGGACGCGACGCGAGCGAACGACACCTAATCGAGGAAGATTACCTGCGTGCCGCGCGTCGGGCGCGCAAAGTAGTCGAACACATAATTTACGAGGAGTAA
- a CDS encoding MFS transporter: MVIIGVLTLVVAETGSVAIAAYCSASLAIANGIGNVVIGRLTDQYGQRKPLLAFAPLNVTSMLCLLAVAPNNPPTWQLMFISAAIGMTTSPIGSLSRVRWFPIASPRQLLAAMSWETVNDELIFVLGPAAVGILAATVSPGAPIVVAAGLVATCVIPFALSRHARGPADDGRGVPIANVFRRVRAPFTAMLFMGMFFGAMQTTVTAFAESNGMPGLGGLIYSALGLSAAITALGAVAIPERLSFSTQIVAAGVGITLFASSCGLASSGWALVGLLFVTGLFIGPTGVAIFTLAGRLAPRGGDGLANTVMVSANVLGVASASAVVGRFLETNVSFGFLAAGICGMGMALVAALLGRRDERLIA, translated from the coding sequence ATGGTTATTATCGGCGTCCTTACTCTCGTGGTCGCAGAAACGGGTTCGGTTGCGATCGCCGCGTACTGTTCGGCGTCGCTCGCGATTGCCAATGGCATCGGCAACGTCGTGATTGGTCGGCTGACCGACCAATACGGGCAACGCAAACCGCTTCTCGCTTTCGCCCCGCTCAACGTCACCTCGATGCTCTGTCTGCTTGCCGTTGCGCCCAACAATCCGCCGACTTGGCAACTCATGTTCATCTCGGCCGCCATCGGCATGACGACCTCCCCCATCGGTTCGCTATCCCGCGTGCGCTGGTTCCCCATTGCCTCGCCACGCCAGCTCCTAGCAGCGATGTCTTGGGAGACCGTCAACGACGAGCTTATCTTCGTCCTCGGGCCTGCGGCTGTCGGTATCCTCGCGGCCACGGTTTCCCCCGGCGCTCCCATCGTTGTTGCCGCCGGGCTCGTTGCCACGTGCGTCATCCCTTTCGCGCTGTCACGTCATGCGCGTGGGCCTGCCGACGACGGCCGCGGCGTCCCGATCGCCAACGTGTTCCGTCGCGTCCGCGCACCGTTTACCGCCATGCTGTTTATGGGCATGTTCTTCGGTGCGATGCAGACCACCGTCACAGCCTTCGCAGAAAGCAACGGTATGCCCGGCCTGGGCGGACTCATCTACTCAGCTCTGGGCCTATCCGCTGCCATCACCGCCCTCGGCGCCGTGGCGATCCCCGAACGCTTGAGCTTCAGTACGCAGATCGTGGCAGCCGGGGTGGGAATTACGCTGTTCGCCTCCTCGTGCGGGCTAGCCTCAAGCGGATGGGCGCTGGTTGGTCTGCTCTTCGTCACCGGACTTTTCATCGGACCAACCGGCGTGGCAATTTTTACGCTGGCAGGACGCCTTGCTCCGCGCGGTGGCGATGGATTAGCCAACACCGTCATGGTTTCGGCAAATGTATTGGGCGTGGCGAGCGCCTCCGCCGTCGTCGGCCGCTTCCTCGAGACGAACGTGAGTTTTGGCTTCCTCGCAGCCGGCATCTGTGGGATGGGGATGGCTCTGGTGGCGGCATTGCTCGGACGCCGCGACGAGCGCTTGATCGCCTGA
- a CDS encoding histidine phosphatase family protein has protein sequence MQLILVRHGQTYMNATHTIDTVAPGAVLTEEGWTQANDVVATLAALKPGAIWASNLTRTQQTATPLATHLGLDIQIHDGFREIGAGRFEGGNTEDDYRGYTGTIFTWLGGDLSVPMGGDSAVTGLTILQRFDDAVRAAETAGHETSVVFSHGGMIAYWVAARARNAQISPESFVPLANTGIVRLEGSLDAGYDLKAWMHLKP, from the coding sequence GTGCAACTGATTTTGGTCCGCCACGGCCAAACCTACATGAACGCCACGCATACCATCGACACGGTGGCGCCGGGCGCTGTATTGACCGAAGAGGGCTGGACGCAAGCCAACGACGTCGTCGCTACACTTGCCGCCCTGAAACCGGGCGCTATCTGGGCCTCGAACCTCACTCGGACGCAACAAACGGCCACGCCGCTCGCCACGCACCTCGGTCTAGACATACAGATCCACGATGGCTTCCGCGAAATCGGCGCCGGACGCTTCGAAGGCGGCAACACCGAAGATGACTACCGCGGCTACACCGGCACGATCTTCACCTGGCTCGGGGGAGACCTCAGCGTGCCCATGGGCGGAGACAGCGCCGTCACCGGGCTCACAATCCTCCAGCGATTTGACGACGCCGTGCGCGCAGCCGAAACCGCTGGCCACGAGACGAGCGTCGTCTTCTCACATGGGGGCATGATCGCCTACTGGGTGGCAGCCCGCGCGCGCAACGCGCAGATATCGCCAGAAAGCTTCGTCCCGCTGGCCAACACCGGCATCGTCCGCCTTGAGGGCAGCCTCGATGCGGGCTACGACCTCAAGGCTTGGATGCACCTGAAGCCTTAA
- the lpdA gene encoding dihydrolipoyl dehydrogenase, which yields MTEKEYDVVILGAGSGGYACALRSAQLGMTVALIEGDKVGGTCLHRGCIPTKALLHAAEVADEMREGPSIGVKGTFEGIDMGALNSYKSGVVEKMFKGLTGLINAAGIDTIAGWGRLVAQDTVEVNGERIKGKNIVLATGSYSKTIGQTITDRVITSDKALTMDTVPGSVIVLGGGVIGCEFASVWNSYGADVTIIEGLDRLVPNEDADVSRMLERSFRKRKIAFKTKTMFDRVEEDANGVHVFTQDGKQYDAEYLLIAIGRGPSTANLGYEEQGITIDRGFVITNERLHTGVGNIYAVGDIVPGVQLAHRGFLQGLFVADEIAGNNPALVNEDNIPKVTFSNPEIASVGLSQQKAEEKYGKDNVETSTFNLAGNGKSQMLGTTGFVKLVREKDGPIVGFHSIGARMGEQVGEGMLMVAWESYPEDFDGLIHAHPTQNESVGEAILALAGKPLHTHN from the coding sequence GTGACTGAAAAGGAATACGATGTAGTGATACTTGGTGCGGGCTCGGGAGGCTACGCTTGCGCCTTGCGATCCGCCCAACTCGGTATGACTGTGGCTCTCATTGAGGGCGACAAGGTCGGCGGCACCTGCCTCCACCGCGGTTGTATCCCCACCAAGGCTCTTCTCCATGCAGCCGAGGTCGCTGACGAGATGCGTGAGGGACCATCCATCGGTGTGAAGGGCACCTTCGAAGGCATTGACATGGGGGCGCTTAACTCCTACAAGAGTGGCGTGGTTGAGAAGATGTTCAAGGGCCTGACTGGCCTGATCAACGCCGCCGGTATTGATACCATCGCGGGTTGGGGACGGCTGGTCGCACAGGACACGGTCGAGGTCAATGGCGAGCGCATCAAGGGCAAGAACATCGTGCTGGCCACCGGCTCGTATTCGAAGACGATCGGGCAGACGATCACCGATCGAGTCATCACCTCTGACAAGGCGCTGACGATGGACACGGTTCCGGGTTCGGTCATCGTCCTCGGCGGCGGCGTCATCGGCTGCGAGTTCGCCTCCGTGTGGAACTCTTACGGTGCGGACGTCACGATTATCGAGGGCCTGGATCGCCTCGTCCCGAATGAGGACGCGGACGTGTCCAGGATGCTGGAGCGCTCCTTCCGCAAGCGCAAGATCGCCTTCAAGACCAAGACGATGTTCGACCGCGTTGAAGAGGATGCCAACGGCGTGCACGTCTTTACCCAGGACGGCAAGCAGTACGACGCCGAATACCTCCTCATCGCCATCGGTCGCGGCCCGTCCACAGCCAACCTCGGTTATGAAGAACAGGGCATCACGATTGACCGCGGCTTCGTCATCACAAACGAGCGCCTGCACACCGGCGTCGGCAACATCTATGCGGTTGGCGACATCGTCCCTGGCGTGCAGTTGGCACATCGCGGCTTCCTCCAGGGCCTTTTTGTGGCAGATGAGATCGCGGGTAACAACCCGGCGCTCGTCAACGAAGACAACATCCCGAAGGTGACCTTCTCGAATCCCGAGATCGCCTCGGTGGGTCTGTCCCAGCAGAAGGCCGAGGAGAAGTACGGCAAGGATAACGTGGAGACCTCCACCTTCAACCTCGCCGGTAACGGTAAATCGCAGATGCTCGGAACTACTGGTTTCGTTAAGCTGGTTCGTGAAAAGGACGGCCCCATTGTGGGCTTCCACTCGATCGGGGCCCGGATGGGCGAGCAGGTCGGGGAAGGAATGCTCATGGTGGCTTGGGAATCCTACCCGGAGGACTTCGACGGCCTGATCCACGCTCATCCCACCCAGAATGAGTCTGTTGGCGAGGCGATTCTCGCACTTGCTGGTAAACCGCTCCACACCCACAACTGA
- the glnA gene encoding type I glutamate--ammonia ligase, with product MFSSVDEATRFIAEEGVEFVDVRFCDLPGVMQHFSIPIATFDKESLDEGLMFDGSSIRGFTKIHESDMKLMPDLSTAFIDPFRKRKTLVLNFFVVDPFTGEPYSRDPRNIAKRAEEYLRSTGIADTVYFGAEAEFYIFDDIRFDDLPHRTGYAIDSREAWWNTGKDEEPNLGHKTRVKGGYFPVSPNDQMADLRDEMTAKCQQVGLQIERAHHEVGVGQQEINYRFDTLLAAADDVMKFKYVIKNTAFEAGRTATFMPKPLFGDAGSGMHCHQSLWKDGQPLFHDERGYGGLSDIARWYIGGLLAHAPSLLAFTNPSVNSFHRLVPGFEAPVNLVYSARNRSACTRIPVTGSSAKAKRIEYRTPDASSNPYLAFAAQLMAGLDGIRNRIEPPAPIDKDLYELPPEEHADIEQLPQSLEDALRALEEDHDYLTEGGVFDEDIIETWIAYKRDKEIEPLRQRPHPYEFTLYYDL from the coding sequence GTGTTTTCAAGCGTTGATGAGGCGACTAGGTTCATCGCTGAGGAAGGAGTCGAGTTCGTCGACGTCCGTTTCTGTGACCTACCTGGCGTCATGCAACACTTCTCCATCCCGATCGCTACTTTCGACAAGGAATCACTGGATGAGGGCCTGATGTTCGACGGTTCTTCGATCCGTGGCTTTACCAAGATCCACGAATCGGACATGAAGCTCATGCCGGATCTGTCAACCGCCTTTATCGATCCGTTCCGCAAGCGCAAGACTCTCGTGCTGAACTTCTTCGTCGTCGACCCGTTCACCGGTGAGCCCTATTCGCGCGACCCGCGCAATATCGCCAAACGCGCCGAAGAGTATCTGCGTTCCACAGGTATCGCTGACACCGTCTACTTCGGCGCCGAGGCGGAGTTCTACATTTTCGATGACATCCGCTTTGACGATTTGCCACACAGGACGGGTTACGCCATCGATTCGCGTGAGGCATGGTGGAACACTGGCAAGGATGAGGAACCGAACCTCGGCCATAAGACCCGCGTCAAGGGGGGTTACTTCCCTGTCTCCCCCAACGATCAGATGGCTGACCTGCGCGACGAGATGACGGCGAAATGCCAGCAAGTGGGTCTTCAGATAGAGCGTGCTCACCATGAGGTGGGCGTGGGCCAACAAGAGATTAACTACAGGTTCGACACCCTCCTTGCGGCTGCCGACGACGTCATGAAGTTCAAGTACGTCATCAAGAACACGGCTTTTGAGGCGGGCCGGACGGCAACGTTCATGCCAAAGCCGCTCTTTGGCGACGCCGGCTCGGGCATGCACTGCCACCAGTCGCTGTGGAAGGACGGCCAGCCTCTTTTCCACGACGAACGCGGTTACGGCGGCTTGTCCGATATTGCCCGGTGGTACATTGGCGGTCTGCTTGCCCATGCGCCCTCGCTGTTGGCCTTCACCAACCCGTCGGTCAACTCCTTTCACCGCCTTGTTCCTGGTTTTGAGGCCCCGGTTAACTTGGTGTATTCAGCTCGCAACCGCTCGGCGTGCACGCGCATTCCCGTGACCGGCTCGTCGGCAAAGGCAAAGCGCATCGAGTATCGCACCCCGGATGCGTCGTCGAACCCGTACCTCGCTTTTGCCGCGCAGCTCATGGCCGGCCTTGACGGTATCCGCAACCGAATCGAGCCCCCGGCACCGATCGACAAGGATCTCTACGAGCTTCCGCCCGAGGAGCATGCGGACATCGAACAGTTACCGCAGTCCCTGGAGGACGCGTTGCGTGCCCTTGAAGAGGATCACGATTACCTCACTGAAGGCGGTGTGTTCGACGAGGACATTATCGAGACCTGGATCGCCTACAAGCGTGATAAAGAGATCGAGCCGTTGCGCCAGCGCCCGCATCCGTACGAATTTACGCTGTACTACGACTTGTAG